Part of the Permianibacter fluminis genome, CTGCTGCGCCCGAATTGGCGACACTGACTTCGGCTTGACGAGTGCCCTTACTCATCACATCGACCGCGCTGCGAGCAGCACTTTGCAGCCGCTCGATCATGGTCTGAATTTCCGACGTCGATTGCTGCGTCCGCGATGCCAAGGTGCGCACTTCATCCGCCACCACCGCAAAACCGCGGCCCTGCTCGCCGGCACGCGCCGCTTCAATGGCCGCATTCAAGGCCAGCAGGTTGGTTTGTTCGGCAATATTGCGAATGACATCCAGCACCATGCCGACCGACGCGCTGTCGGCATCCAGCTGTTTGATCACATCCGCTGCCGAGCGCACATCGCGCGCCAAGGCCTCGATTTGCTGCACTGTGTCTTTGACGACGCGCAAACCGGCTTTGGCTTGGCCGTCGGCTTCCTGTGCCGACGACGCCGCATCCGCCGCACTTTGCGCAACGGCCTGAACACTAGAGTTCATTTCATTGACGGCATCCTGCACCCTGCGGCCGCCGTTCTGCTGCTCGTCAACTTGCGACAGCGTCTCCGTCGTTGCCATCTTCAGTTGCTTGGCCAAATCAGCCAGCGGCAGCGCGGTGGCGACGACATCGCCAATGATGCCCTGCAACTTGGCAATGAAAGCGTTGAACCACTCGACCAGTTCGCCGATTTCATCTTCACTTTCTTTCGTGATACGGCGACGAAGGTCACCATTTCCCTGCGCAATATCTTTCAGCGAATCGACCACGTTGGCGATGTTCCGTCGCAACGCAGAAGCGATTGCCATGCCGATAATGAAGAGCAAAGCCACCGTTGCCACGCCAACGGCAAAACCTACAACCACGGTGCGCTGGGCCGAGGCATTGGCGCTGTCGATACTGTCGGTAAACGCTGCCCGCTGCTTGTCCCGGAACGAACTCAACGCCTGTTCAACCGCATTGAAGGTTGAAGTCATTTGCGCGACCTGCGCTTCCATGTTGCCGAAGTCAGCGGTGCCTTTGATCATCTGATCCGACAGCGTTATCGAACTGTCCAGGTAACGCCGCAACGCCTTGCTGATCACGTCCACATCTTCGCCAGCTTCCCGGTCAATTGACGTCAGATCGGCAATGTCCTTCTCCAAATTGCTGGCGTTGGTTTTCACTGCAGCTAGGGCATCCGCCTCACCGGCAGAAACCGCGGCCTGTAGCCCATCGCGCACTTGCCGCAGCGTCACCAGATGCTTTTCAGCGGCTTGCAGAATAGGGAACTGGACATCGCGGGCACGCTCAAGCACCACCACGTTGTTGCTGGCGGTCCAATAGCTGAATAGCAGATAGAAAGAGAAACCAATGGCCCCGGCAATTGGGATAACCAGCACTTTTTTGCGGATCGACAGGCCTGACAGCCACTGCATTTTGGTCTTACCTCGTCAGCCGGGTTGAGAAAATGGGGTCCTCAGTTGCCAAAAAAGTGTAGTACGGGAACGCCGCAATGCCAGTCAGGAGACCTGTACACACGCTTGCACAGCCAAATTCCGCCCGTTCCATTGACCCAAATCAAGGTCCGCCGACCGGTAGAAAAGTGGCTTTTCCCCGAGAAATTTGCTGATTGGCATCACCCC contains:
- a CDS encoding methyl-accepting chemotaxis protein; translation: MQWLSGLSIRKKVLVIPIAGAIGFSFYLLFSYWTASNNVVVLERARDVQFPILQAAEKHLVTLRQVRDGLQAAVSAGEADALAAVKTNASNLEKDIADLTSIDREAGEDVDVISKALRRYLDSSITLSDQMIKGTADFGNMEAQVAQMTSTFNAVEQALSSFRDKQRAAFTDSIDSANASAQRTVVVGFAVGVATVALLFIIGMAIASALRRNIANVVDSLKDIAQGNGDLRRRITKESEDEIGELVEWFNAFIAKLQGIIGDVVATALPLADLAKQLKMATTETLSQVDEQQNGGRRVQDAVNEMNSSVQAVAQSAADAASSAQEADGQAKAGLRVVKDTVQQIEALARDVRSAADVIKQLDADSASVGMVLDVIRNIAEQTNLLALNAAIEAARAGEQGRGFAVVADEVRTLASRTQQSTSEIQTMIERLQSAARSAVDVMSKGTRQAEVSVANSGAAGSSLESITQTVASISSMNGRIAEATEQQQRVAQTIVRSVSEINEHAAKTSSSAGRMADVSNELAGLAGKLESVARQFSI